The nucleotide window GGCCGACACCCGGCTCGGCATCCCGGTCACCCTCTCCACCGACCCGCGCCACGCGTTCATCGACAACCCGGGCGCGTCCTTCCACTCCGGCGCCTTCTCCGCGTGGCCCGAACCCCTGGGCCTGGCCGCGATCGGCGACCCGGAACTGGTGGAGAAGTTCGGCGACACGATCCGCCGCGAGTACCTCGCCGTCGGCTTCCGGGTCGCGCTCCACCCGCAGATCGACCTCGCCACCGAGCCCCGCTGGTCCCGCCAGTCCGGCACGTTCGGCTCGTCCGCCGAGGTCACGAGCGCGCTGGTACGGGCGTACATACGGGGTCTTCAAGGGCCCCGCCTCGGGCCGCGTTCCGTCGCCGCCATGGTCAAGCACTTCCCCGGCGGCGGCCCGCGGAAGGACGGCGAGGACCCGCACTTCCCGCACGGCAAGGACCAGGTGTACCCGGGCGGGATGCGCGACCTCCACCTCGCGCCCTTCAGGGCGGCGATCGAGGCCGGCTGCTCGCAGTTGATGCCGTGCCACGGCCGGCCGATCGGCGTCGACGGCTGGGAGGAGGTCGGCTTCGGCTTCAACCGGGACGTCCTCACCGGCCTGCTCCGCGAACGCCTCGGCTTCGACGGGATCGTCTGCACCGACTGGGGCCTGCTCACCGACGCGCCCGTCCTCGGCGAGTCGCACGAGGCCCGCGCCTGGGGCGTCGAACACCTCTCCGTCGCCGAACGCGCGGCGAAGGCCCTGGACGCGGGCGCCGACCAGTTCGGCGGCGAACAGTGCCCCGAGGTCGTCGTGGAACTGGTCCGCTCCGGCCGGATCTCAGAAGAGCGCCTCGACACCTCCGTGCGCCGCCTCCTGCGCGAGAAGTTCGCCCTCGGGCTCTTCGACACCCCGTACGTCTGCCCGAACCGGGCCGAGGAGACCGTCGGCGCCGCCGAGTTCACCGCCCTCGGCCAGTCCGCCCAGCGCCGCTCGCTCACCGTCCTGACGAACAGGTCCCTGCTGCCGCTCACCGACCGCCCGAACCTCTATGTCGAGGGCGTGGTCGCGCAGACGGCGTCGCTGTACGGCAATGTCGTCACCGATCCGGTCGACGCGGACGTGGCCGTGCTGCGGCTGCGCACCCCCCACGAGGAACGGCCGGGCCGGTTCGAGTCGTTCTTCCACTCGGGGTCGCTCGCCTTCCCCGAGAAACGGCTGAAGGAAATCCTCGGGCTGCTCGACGCCGTGCCCACACTGGTCTGCGTCAACCTGGAACGTCCCGCCGTACTCCCGGAGATCGCCGCGAAGGCCGCCGCGCTCGTCGCCGACTACGGGGCCTGTGACGCGGCCCTGCTGGACATCGCCTTCGGCCGGGCCCGCGCCGAGGGCCGGCTCCCCTTCGAACTCCCCCGTTCCATGGCGGCGGTGGAGGCGTCCCGGCCGGACGTACCGGGCGACACGGAGGACCCGGTGTTCCCGTACGGGCACGGGCTGGAGATCTGAACGCACCGGCCGACGCTGCGATCACGCCATCCCGGGGCGACGCCGTCGTAATTCGGCCGCCCTCGCGCAAGGGACGCGTAAAGATGGGTGGATGTCCACCATCGACGCACCCGAAGTAATCGACCGGCGCGAGGGTCCGTACGGCGAGGTCGTGCTGCGACGGCACGGAGAGCTGTTGCAGATCATCGCCAACGGCTGCTTCCTGATGGACACTTCGGACGGGCGCTCGGAGCGGTTGCTGGTCGACGCGGCCCTCGACGCGCTGGACGATCGGTTTCGGCCGAGTGTGCTGATCGGCGGCCTGGGCGTCGGGTTCTCGCTCGCACACGCCGCCGCGGACCCTCGCTGGGGCCGGATCACGGTCGTCGAACGGGAGCCCGCCGTCATCGAGTGGCATCAGGAAGGACCGTTGTCCGCGCTCTCCTCGGACGCGCTCGCGGACCCCCGTACGGACATCGTCGAAGCCGATCTCGTCAGTTACGTCAATGAGACATCCGCCACGTTCGACGCGCTGTGCCTGGACATCGACAACGGGCCCGACTGGACCGTCTCCGACAGCAACGAATCCCTGTACTCACCTGCCGGACTGGCAAGCTGCGCAAGGGTGTTGAGACCCGGCGGAGTACTCGCGGTGTGGTCCGCGAAGCCATCTGCGGAATTCGAGGAAACCTTGGGGAATGCCGGGTTCCGGGGGGTGCGTACCGAAGAGATCCCGGTTGCCCGAGGAGTTCCGGACGTGGTGCACCTCGCGATCCGACCTGGATAGCCGTCGCGCGGCGACTGCCCGTACCCTGCTTCCCTGGCGCCGATCATTCAAGCGTCAATCGCAGTCATGCGCAGCCATGCGTAGTCAAGGGATCACCCCACGGATTCCGGAAAGCAACACAGGGGCGGGCGATGGAGCAGACACACACCACCCACAGCAGCACCACGGCGACGCCGGGCGCCCAGCGCCGGGTGCTCGTGGTCGAGGACGACCCGACGATCGTCGACGCCATCGCGGCCCGTCTGCGCGCCGAGGGTTTCGTCGTGCAGACCGCGTCCGACGGTCCCGCCGCGGTGGACACCGCGGAGGCCTGGCAGCCCGATCTGCTGATCCTCGACATCATGCTGCCGGGCTTCGACGGCCTGGAGGTGTGCAGGCGTGTCCAGGCCCAGCGGCCCGTCCCGGTGCTGATGCTCACCGCCCGGGACGACGAGACGGACATGCTGGTCGGGCTCGGCGTCGGCGCCGACGACTACATGACCAAGCCGTTCTCCATGCGTGAGCTGGCCGCCCGCGTGCACGTCCTGTTGCGTCGCGTCGAGCGTGCCGCGCTGGCCGCCACCACGCCGCGCTCGGGCATCCTGCGCCTCGGCGAGCTGGAGATCGACCACGCGCAGCGCCGCGTCCGGGTGCGCAGCGAGG belongs to Streptomyces graminofaciens and includes:
- a CDS encoding spermidine synthase yields the protein MSTIDAPEVIDRREGPYGEVVLRRHGELLQIIANGCFLMDTSDGRSERLLVDAALDALDDRFRPSVLIGGLGVGFSLAHAAADPRWGRITVVEREPAVIEWHQEGPLSALSSDALADPRTDIVEADLVSYVNETSATFDALCLDIDNGPDWTVSDSNESLYSPAGLASCARVLRPGGVLAVWSAKPSAEFEETLGNAGFRGVRTEEIPVARGVPDVVHLAIRPG
- a CDS encoding response regulator transcription factor; translated protein: MEQTHTTHSSTTATPGAQRRVLVVEDDPTIVDAIAARLRAEGFVVQTASDGPAAVDTAEAWQPDLLILDIMLPGFDGLEVCRRVQAQRPVPVLMLTARDDETDMLVGLGVGADDYMTKPFSMRELAARVHVLLRRVERAALAATTPRSGILRLGELEIDHAQRRVRVRSEDVHLTPTEFDLLVCLANTPRAVLSREQLLAEVWDWADASGTRTVDSHIKALRRKIGAERIRTVHGVGYALETPTP
- a CDS encoding glycoside hydrolase family 3 protein; this translates as MPTPPYRDPNRPVDERVEDLLTRMTLAEKAGQLFHTTLTMNADGTLAEAEEGGPLRQGTTELVVDGHLSHFNLVGQYGVRETAEWANRLQALAADTRLGIPVTLSTDPRHAFIDNPGASFHSGAFSAWPEPLGLAAIGDPELVEKFGDTIRREYLAVGFRVALHPQIDLATEPRWSRQSGTFGSSAEVTSALVRAYIRGLQGPRLGPRSVAAMVKHFPGGGPRKDGEDPHFPHGKDQVYPGGMRDLHLAPFRAAIEAGCSQLMPCHGRPIGVDGWEEVGFGFNRDVLTGLLRERLGFDGIVCTDWGLLTDAPVLGESHEARAWGVEHLSVAERAAKALDAGADQFGGEQCPEVVVELVRSGRISEERLDTSVRRLLREKFALGLFDTPYVCPNRAEETVGAAEFTALGQSAQRRSLTVLTNRSLLPLTDRPNLYVEGVVAQTASLYGNVVTDPVDADVAVLRLRTPHEERPGRFESFFHSGSLAFPEKRLKEILGLLDAVPTLVCVNLERPAVLPEIAAKAAALVADYGACDAALLDIAFGRARAEGRLPFELPRSMAAVEASRPDVPGDTEDPVFPYGHGLEI